The sequence below is a genomic window from Chthoniobacterales bacterium.
TCATGGCATGGGCGCTGGCTGAGCTTCTCGTGTGATCCTTTTCAACTGCTCGACTACGCGGAAGGACGCGACGATACCGATCCTGCGTGGGCGATGCCTGTCCTCCGAGGCAGCGACGGCGTCATCCACCTGGTTCTCTCGGATCGCGAGAAGGGCACCCGTCTTCGCCCGATCGACGACGCAAATAAAGTCATTATTCTCTCGGACAAGGCCTATCCGCTCTCAGCGGCGGACTGGCATCCGAGTGAACCATTTCTGGCCGTGTCAACCGGGGCGCAGAGCTTTGCCCTCTTTCACGCAGACACCGGCGCGCGTCTCTGCGCGGACGTTTCAGTCGCGCACCCAATCAGCTCGCTTCGCTTTCACCCCGGCGGCGATTTTTTGTTGTGCGATCATGGCGATCAAGAGGGTGACGGTTGGGTGGTGCTCAAGGCGCGCGCTCCATTTTCTGTCGTGAGCGAAGGAGTGTCGAAAGGCCAGGCTATGTGGCTTCCGGGCAAAACCGACGGGCTCATTGAGGCGCGGATGCTAGGACTACGGCGCTTTTCCGCACCGGATTTCGCCACCCCGGAGCGGCTCGATTTCGATGCGATCAATGCCACTTTCTCCGGCGTCTCCACCGATCTTCCTCGAATTTTGCTCGAGCCGCTGACCGGGCGCTTCGAGGTCTTCGACTTGCGGCTTGGCTGGCGCCTGTCGCCAAACGACGCGTTGCCTGAGGGGCTCCAGTCCCCTGTCATTGACTCTACAGGCGGCTACGTGGCGGCCACTTTGACGCCTGCTCTCGATGCGAATGACGAACGAAATCCGCATCCCATCTCGCACCTCGGCATCTGGCAATTGCCGCTCGCGCTCCCGGCGGATCGTGGCGTGGTGCCGGATTTGCCGATTGGCGCGGATGGGCCTTCGCCGGACGGCGCGTGGAGCTTTCGCCGGCCGCGCGACAGCGCGCTGCTAATCCGCCGGCTCGGCGGAGGCGACATGGATTGGACGCTGGAACTGGAAGAGCGCGCCATCGACGCGGCTCAATGGCAGAGAGACGGCCGAACGCTCGCGGTTCGTTATCGCGCCAATTTCGTGCAACACCTGCCGTGGCCGCCTCCCGCAGAAAGCGATGAGGCAATTACCCGCTTCGCCGTGCTGCTTGGAGGCCGGGAGCTGAAACCCGACGGCTCGCTCGCTACGCTGTCGCTGGAAACGCAATCGACCTGGCGTGAGCATCTGCGCACCGCCCAACCGCGGCATCAGCGCTGGAAAGAATTGCGCGATTGGTGGCTGGCAGGCAGGCCCTCGACGCCGTAGCCGGCTCCGATCGAAAGGCAGGAGACTTTTAGACTAAAGCCGGCCCAAGCCGCGCAGGACGAGTTCGATGATTCGGCCTGGGTCCACCGTTTCAAACAATTCGACCTGTTCTGCGGGTGCGAGCAACGGATTGAGTCCTGCCATACCTTTGCCGCGGAGGAGCGCGACAATATCCGGGTAATCCAGCCACGGGAGGACAAAGTAAAGAAAACCGGACAGAAGTTCGACAGAGACCTCTGGAAATTTGTCCAGCTCGCGCCAAGTCTCGGCATCGAAGATCTCGAGGCGCCGGCGAAACGGCCGAGCACTCAGAAAGCCGGAAGAATAGGGCTCTAAGGAATCCGCGCGTGCAGCGCCTTCTAAAAACGCTATTGCAACACCGTGCGATGCAAGGAACTCAACGACCTCAATACCAACGTTGGCGGCGATTCGCGCTCGACTCTGGTGGAGTATTCGAAGGCCAGCGCTTTCAAGTTTGACCAGGTCCTGGCGAAGGGGCCGAGCTGCCGAACGGATTGTATTGGGCGCGTCGAGCCCGGAGCTTAGTGGTGTGATTTTGCTTCCATGGCTCAAAGTCTGCGAGCGATGGGAAGAACCTTGGAGAAATGCTATGTCCCACTGAAACCGGCTTGCCCGTTTCCCTGTCGGGCGTCAGGATTGAATCGTCATGAAGCGGCCCGTGCTGATTTTGCAGTCGGTATATTTCCATCAGTCCGATCGCGAAGAGGCGCTGCGGCTGGGGAGCGATCTCTATGGCAGGCTGACACGGCCTATCGACGATCCGTTGGCGCATGGACCGGGGATTTCGGTGTTGGTAGGCGTCGAGGCGGAATCTGTCGATGTCGCGGCGGCTGATACGGTGGTGCTCATTCCCGTACTGGGGAGCGCGACGCGCGGGCTAATGGTTAATGTGGTGCTGCGGACCCTGGCGGACTGGCACGCAGCGCTTGGGCCGGGGCATGTGTTGACGGTCCCGATTTCGGCAAACTGGCGGTCGGACGAAGGCAAGCTGCCGGGAAAACAGATGCTCTCAATGCTCTACGGCCGGGGTGACCCCCGTCGGGCGACGCTCGATGAGATCGTGCTCGCGGTGAGCCGCCTCTGGAACGCCGGGGGGCAGAGTCCGCAACTATTCATCTCCCATGCGAAGGCGGACCTTACGGCCACGGATGAAGCGGCGAAAAAGATCCACGCGTTCGCGGTGACCGACACGACCGGGAAGGCATTCTTCGATGCGACGGATTTGCGACCAGGCGAATCGCTCGAAGGCCAGCTCGACGACGCCGTGACACGCGGGGTTTTGATTTCCGTGCGGGGTGATGTTTACAGCTCGCGCGTTTGGTGCCAACGGGAGGTGCTCGTAGCGAAGCTGCACGGAATGCCCGTGCTAGCGGTCGAAATACTGCGCCGGGGCGAACTGCGCAGTTCGCCCTATGGCGGCAATAGCCCGAGCCTCGTCTGGGACGGCAATCCCTCGCCCATCGTTTCGCAAGCGATGGTGGAATGGCTGCGTTCGGAGTTTTTCCGCCGGGAAGCGCGCCGCATCATTACGGCGGCGAATCTACCTCAAGACGTCGCGGTCGTGGCGCGACCGCCGGAGTTGCTCGACCTCGCCCAAGGGCCGTTGCGCAGCGAGCGCGCTCAACTGGTGCTGCATCCCGATCCCGAGCTCTCCGTGATCGAGCGGCGGGTGCTAAAGGCCGCACGTCCGCGCCTGCACCTAGCCACTCCCTCCACGGCCTTTCGCCGACTGCTGAGCCGCGGGGAGGAGGCGGCCGACGTGGCTTCTCCTCTGGAAGGCATGCAAGTCGCGATGTCGCTTTCCGACAGCCCGGATGCAGGCGGTCCGGAGGGCTTCACCGCGGAGCACGCGAAGGATGCGACCGTGGCCATCGCTCGCACGCTCATCTCCGCTGGCGCGGCGATAGCGTATGGCGGCGATTTTCGCCCCGGAGGCTTCACTCCGCTGTTGGCGCAGTTGATCCAGAATTACAACCAGACGGCAACGAAGACCGCGCAGGATTTGCATAGCTATCTCGCGGCGATCATTTCCCCGGGCGACGCCCCAGAGAATATTCCGCTCAGCATTCATCATCTCGCGGCTTCTCCCGATATGGCCGCAGAGGCGATCCTCTCCCCTCCCACGAAGGAAGGCGAGCCGCCGAACGCATTGTATTTTTCGGACATGCGCCGAGTCATGGAAAAGCACATCGCGGCGCGCGTGATCCTCGGAGGAAATGCCGATGCTCGAACGGAGGCCGGGGGTGCGGGCTATGGCGGTCGCTATCCCGGCGTGGTCGAGGAGGCGTGGCGGTCGCTGGAAATCGGCAATCCGCTCTACGTGTCGGGCGGCTTCGGTGGCGCGGCGGCGATCGTGGCGGACCTTTTGGAAGGGAAGGCCGCGCCCGAAAAACTACAGGACGGCATCTGGATGCAGCACCCCTATTTCGCGAAGAACGCCGGCCAGCTCGACGCGCATCCGATGCGGAAAAAACTCGGGTTACCGGAGACGATGGCAGAGCTCGCGGCGGCGATAAAGAATCTCGCCGGCGCGCTGCTGAAAAATGACGAGGCTTCCCTGGCTTGGAATGGGCTGTCCGTGAAAGAAAACCAGCTGCTCTTCCGGACCCGCGATTCTGTAATGCTCTCGGCCCTGATTTCCAAAGGCCTGCTGGGTATCGCTCGCGCGCAAGCCGCGGGCATCCTCCAGATCGAGCTGGTCCATGACAGCCTGACTGCGGCGGAGAAGCTCGATGCGGTCGCCATCGCCACGCTCGACGGAGTGCCGCTCGGCGGCGCCGGCGCGGCCATCGACCAGCTCACCGGTGGCATCGCCTCGGAGGCGCGTTCCGCCGGCCGGACCTTGGTGAGTCTGCAAGACACGA
It includes:
- a CDS encoding CHAT domain-containing protein is translated as MKRPVLILQSVYFHQSDREEALRLGSDLYGRLTRPIDDPLAHGPGISVLVGVEAESVDVAAADTVVLIPVLGSATRGLMVNVVLRTLADWHAALGPGHVLTVPISANWRSDEGKLPGKQMLSMLYGRGDPRRATLDEIVLAVSRLWNAGGQSPQLFISHAKADLTATDEAAKKIHAFAVTDTTGKAFFDATDLRPGESLEGQLDDAVTRGVLISVRGDVYSSRVWCQREVLVAKLHGMPVLAVEILRRGELRSSPYGGNSPSLVWDGNPSPIVSQAMVEWLRSEFFRREARRIITAANLPQDVAVVARPPELLDLAQGPLRSERAQLVLHPDPELSVIERRVLKAARPRLHLATPSTAFRRLLSRGEEAADVASPLEGMQVAMSLSDSPDAGGPEGFTAEHAKDATVAIARTLISAGAAIAYGGDFRPGGFTPLLAQLIQNYNQTATKTAQDLHSYLAAIISPGDAPENIPLSIHHLAASPDMAAEAILSPPTKEGEPPNALYFSDMRRVMEKHIAARVILGGNADARTEAGGAGYGGRYPGVVEEAWRSLEIGNPLYVSGGFGGAAAIVADLLEGKAAPEKLQDGIWMQHPYFAKNAGQLDAHPMRKKLGLPETMAELAAAIKNLAGALLKNDEASLAWNGLSVKENQLLFRTRDSVMLSALISKGLLGIARAQAAGILQIELVHDSLTAAEKLDAVAIATLDGVPLGGAGAAIDQLTGGIASEARSAGRTLVSLQDTIIDAEWLFLASLGALGDSAGILGRIEQAAAETCEEATRHGFQRVGVVSFGGNVLADTQAVASAMIRGFSKSPRRPVLVWHETDDTRFNTLCDTLGRDSELKLTTRQSLARIAAEPGPREPMILHVRLEDDHLEATCLLPSSAAVVPTIRTKLSPAELSRLAEGSGPRKRSTPNLETLEQRGEELAERLFGKQASAILAACRDSRMVVMHDTAASKVPFEMLLAPPDLRPALAGGITRRLSISGLAFERQFAQPPKKAKLKILLIANPTRDLPGAAREAEAVRKILLSQSDRLELEELWENEATEAKVADALARADILHYCGHAFFDGPGPAESGLVLAGPTPFTGEDLGSVARLPRIAFVNACEAGRVRGEPATNAAAFAELFLQSGMDAYLGTFWEVGDSAAERFAGTVYTKLAIGETLEQAALAGRNALFAAREPDWANYMLVGGANFRLISGR